In Phycisphaerales bacterium, the sequence AGTTCAACCTTCGCTTCGACGACACGAATCCCGCGAAGGAGGAGCGCGAGTATGTCGAGTCGATCATTCGCGACGTGAAGTGGCTGGGGGCGGACTTTGACGTTGGAGCGAACGCGGGCGGGTTGTTCTTTGCGAGCCACTACTTCGAGCAGATGTACGCTTGGGCGGAGGAGTTGATCGAGAAGGGGCGGGCGTATGTGTGCGGTCTGACCGCGGAAGAAGTGAGCGCGATGCGGGGCGATCTCAAGACGCCGGCGCGATCGCCGCATCGGGATCGATCGCCGGAGGAGAGTTTGAGGCTCTTTCGAGAGATGCGGGCGGGCAAGTTCCCGAACGGCTCGAAGACGCTGCGCGCGCGGATCGACTTAGCCAGCCCGAACTTTGTGATGCGCGACCCGGTGATGTATCGGATCGTGCACGAGCACCACCACAACACCGGAGACGCGTGGTGCCTGTATCCGATGTACGACTGGGCGCACTGCCTGGAGGACTCGATCGAGGGGATCACGCACTCGATCTGCACGCTGGAGTTCCGGAACAATCGGCCTTTGTATGACTGGTTCATCGACTCGATCAATATCGATCGGACGAGGGACGGGAGCGGCCGCTGGGGGAAGGTGATCCACCATCCGCAGCAGATCGAGTTTGCGCGGGGGAACATCACGTACACGCTGATGAGCAAGCGGTGGCTGCTGAAACTGGTGGACGAGGGGCATGTGCGCGGGTGGGACGACCCGCGCATGCCGACGATCTCGGCGGCGCGGCGTCGGGGCATCCCGGCGCGGTCGCTGGTTCGATTCTGGGAGGAGGCTGGCGTCACGACGCAAGTGTCGATGATGGACGTTTCGCGCCTGGAGCACACGGTGCGAGACGAGTTGAACCGGACGGCTCCGCGGGCGATGGGCGTGTTGCGCCCGCTCAAGGTCACGATCACGAACTGGCCGAAGGACGCGGCGGGGAAGTCGGTCGTGGATCACCTGGACTTTGTGGTGAACCCGGAGGATCCGGGCGCGGGGACGCGGAAGGTGCCTTTCTCGGGGACGCTGTACATCGAGCGTGAGGACTTTGAGGAGCACCCACCGAAGAAGTTCTTCCGGCTCGCCCCGGTCGGGAATGGCGGGCAGGAGGTGCGTCTGCGCTGGGCGTACTTTGTGAGGTGCACGGGCGTCGTGAAGAACGACGCGGGTGAGGTGGTTGAGATTCTGTGCACGTATGACCCGGAGACGCGTGGAGGCGATGCGCCGAAGAACGCGGACGGGACGCCGAGCCGAAAGGTGAAGGGGACGATCCACTGGGTGAGCGCCGACCACGCGATTGCGGCGGAGGTTCGGCTGTTCGATCGGTTGTACACTGCGGAAGAGCCTGGGGCGAGGACGGGGAACTCGATGGATGACCTCAATCCGAACTCGCTTGAGGTGGTGAAGGCGAGGCTGGAGCCTCACTTGGCCGGGGCGGGCGTGGGTGATGTCTTCCAGTTCGAGCGGCTTGGGTATTTTCGCGTGGACGAGGATTCGAGGGTGGGCGAGGCTGGCGGACTGGTGTTCAATCGGACGGTGACGCTGAAGGACACGTGGGCGAAGGAGAAGGCGTGAGCGACGTGAGTGGGCGTGGCCTGCAGGGGATGATAACCGGATTGGATTGGTGATTTGGCCGTAGTATTGGTTGATGTGGATCTGCTGTAGTGATTCTTGAACACCGAGGAGGCGCCATGAAGAGTGTCGCACGAGTGACGGAAATCATCGCGAGTTCGTCGAAGAGTTTTGAGGATGCGATCAAGAACGGCGTGACGAGAGCGAACAAGACGCTCGACAACGTGACGGGGGCATGGGTGCAGGACATGAAGGTGGACGTGAAGAACGGGAAGATCGCGGGGTATCGCGTGAACATGAAGGTCACGTTTGTGCTGAAGGACTAGCGATCGTGGTTGAAGGCGATTGATGGAGTTGCGGCGATGGGTGTGTCGTCGTTCGGGTGGCTGGATGTGCGGCGGATCGCCGAGGAGTTGGCGGATCGTCACGCGGACATCGATCCGCTCACGGTGAGTTTCCCGAGGCTGCGGGAGATGGTGGCGGGCCTCCCCGGCTTTGTGGCGGACCCGAAGCACAACGTGAACGAACGGATTCTGGAAGAGATCCAGCGGCTTTGGATTGAGGAACGCGAGTAGACGGGCGAACGATGAATTGGGCGAGGTTTATCGCGTCCGGAACGCCTCGATGGCTCGCGTGCGGGTGGTCGAGAGATCGACAATGGGGCGCGTGGGGTACTCTCGGGAATCGAAGAGTCCCCCACTGCTCGCGGATTTTGTCTTCCCACTCCATGGTTCGTGGATCGCGTCGCTAGTCACGCCACGGAGTTCGGGGATCCATCGCCTGATGTAGTCGCCCTCTGTATCGAATCTTCGGGACTGCGAGACGGGGTTGAAGATCCGGAAGTAGGGTGCGGCGTCGGTGCCTGTGCTGGCGGACCACTGCCAGCCGCCGTTGTTGCTGGCGAGGAAGCCATCGACGAGGTGGTTCATGAAGTGCTTCTCGCCGAGGCGCCAGTCGAGGAAGAGGTTTTTGGCGAGGAACATGGCGGTGACCATGCGGACGCGGTTGTGCATCCAGTTGGTGGCGCGGAGTTGTCGCATGCCGGCGTCGACGATGGGGACTCCGGTTCGGCCTTGTTTCCAGGCCTCGAGGAAGGCGGGGTTGTCGTCCCACTCGATGGCCTCGGTGGTGAGGTCGAAGGCGCGGTGCATGCAGACGCGGGGGAAGAGGCTCATGACATGGATGTAGAACTCGCGCCAGATGACCTCGGAGATCCAGGTCGAGGGGCCTGACTTTGAGGCAGTGGCGGAGGCGAGTGTCGCGACAGATGTGTTGCGGTTGAGACTCGCATCGATGGCGGCACGTATGCATGCATGTGGCGAGATCGTGCCGAGGGCGAGGTGCGGGCTGAGGCGACTGGTGGCGTCGAGGGATGGGATGTCGCGCGCGTCGGCGTAGTCGCGGACTCGATTGGCGACGAAGTGATCGAGCTGTGATCTCGCGGCTCGCTCACCGGCGGGGAAGGGGTGATACGCCGCATCGGTCGAGGAGAGTTGGAGTTCGTCGGGTGGTGTTGGGGTGAACTCGAAGCCGGCGATAGAGGTCGGGATCGGGTCCGGCGGCGTCGGCGTGGATGGTTGTTTCTTTGGGGCCTGAGTGGCCTCGATGAGTTCGGGGGAATCGGCGAGGCGGGCGATGAGGGCCTTCTTGAAGGGCGTGAAGACCTTGTAGGCCTCGCCGGCGCCGGTTCGGATCGTGCCCGGCTGGGCGAGGACGGCGTGGTTGTGGGCGCGGACCTCGCGGCCTGACTTTGTGAAGAGTGTCGTGACGATCTCATCGCGGCGTGATTCGTTGAGTTCGTACTCGGGTGTGAAGGCGAGACGATCGCACTCGTGCCTGGTGGCGATATCGAGGATCAGTCGCGGGATCTCGTCGGCGGAGGCGGCTGTACGGATGAGCAGCGGGATGTTCAGGCGTTCGAGGTCGCAAGAGAGTTCCACGAGGGTGCGGAGCATCAGGTCGATGCGGGACGGGGCGTAGTCGAAGGACTTCCACTCGGAGGGAGAGAAGACGTAGAGGGCGATGACGCCTTTGGACGAGGATCGTGTGGCCTCGGTGAGGGCGGGGTTGTCGTGGAGGCGGAGATCGGCGCGGAACCAGACGAGTGTTCGCATGGGGCATCGTTCGCCCGTCGGGGCACTCGGGATTCAACGTGTGTGGAGTGGACTGCTACGGTTTTGTCGTGACGACGGGACTCACGAGGATGGAGCGGTGGTTCGCGGAGCAGGGCTGGGAGCCATGGGCGTTCCAGCGGGCGGCGTGGGCGGCGCACGCGCGGGGCGAGAGCGGGATTGTGCAGGTGGGGACGGGGGCCGGGAAGACGTATGCGGCGTACATCGGGGCACTCGCGGAGTTGATCGATGAGATCGAGGGAGTTTCTTCGGGGGTGAGAGAGAGGAATACGAAGCGAGTAGGAGCGAATCTGGAAGATGGGGTTGGCACAGTCGGGACGCCTGTGCTACGAGGGCGTGGAGCTCGGACAACGAAGAGGCCGAAGGAATCTGGGATCGGGTTGCGGATTTTGTACTTGACCCCGCTGCGGGCGGTGGCGCGGGATATCGAGCAGGCGATGCGGCGGCCTGTGGATGATCTGGAGTTTGGGATTCGGGTCGAGTCACGCACGGGGGACACGTCGGCGTCGGTGCGAGCGCGGCAGCGGGAGGTGCTGCCCGAGGTGCTGGTGACAACGCCGGAGTCGTTGACGCTCATGCTGACGCGGGCGAACGCGCGCGAGCAGTTGCGAGACGTGCGATGCGTGATCGTGGACGAGTGGCACGAGTTGATCTCCACGAAGCGCGGGACGCAGACGGAGTTGGCGCTCGCGAGGCTGCGGCGTTTCTCTTGTGAGTCCGGCGACGGACGCGGGTTGCGTGTGTGGGGACTTTCGGCGACGCTCCCGAATCTGGAGGAAGCGGCTCGGGCGCTGGTCGGTGTGGGGGCGACGCCGACGATCGTGCGGGGCGACATGCCGCGGGAGGTGGTGATCGACTCGATCTTGCCCGGCGAGGGTCGGCGGTTGGCGTGGGCGGGGCATCTGGGGCTGACAATGCTGCCCGATGTTGCGGCGGCGCTCGACCCGGCGGTCTCCACGCTGGTTTTCACGAACACGCGATCGCAGGCGGAGCGGTGGTATCACGGGTTGTGCCTGCTGAGGCCCGAGTGGCAGGACGTGATGGCGCTGCACCACGGGTCAATCGATCGAGGAGAGCGCGAGCGCGTCGAGGCGGGGCTGAAGGACGGGAGCGTGCGGATCGTGGTGGCGACGAGTTCGCTGGATCTGGGGGTGGACTTCACGCCGGTGGAGCGGGTGCTGCAGATTGGGTCGCCCAAGGGGATTGCTCGAATCGTGCAACGTGCGGGGCGCTCGAGCCATCGGCCGCGGACGCCGTGCCGGATCACGTGCGTGCCGACGCACGCGCTGGAGTTGGTGGAGATCGCGGCGGTTCGGCTGGCGCTGTCGAAGGGCGATGTGGAGCCGCGCCAGCCTTTGGATAAGCCATTGGACGTGCTCGTGCAGCACCTGGTGACGTGCGCGATGGGCGGGGGGTTTGTCGAAGAGGAGATGTTCGAGGAGGTGCGGTCGGCGTGGAGTTATCGAGAGTTGACACGCGATGAGTTCGACTGGGCGATGGCGATCGTGCGGCATGGCGGGCCGGCGCTCACGGCGTATCCGGACTTTCAGCGCGTCGTGGAGATCAACGGACGTCTTGGCGTACAGAACTCGCGGATCGAGCGATTGCACCGCATGAATGTCGGCACGATCACGAGCGATGGGACGCTGGAGATTCGGTTCCTGGGCGGGCGGAGCCTGGGGAGGATCGAGGAGTCGTTCGTGGGTGGGCTGAAGGAGGGGGAGAAGTTCGTCTTTGCGGGGCGGGTGCTGGCGTTTGTGGGCGTGCGTGATCTGGTGGCGTTTGTCAGGCCGGCGTCGGGGAGGACGACGTACACGCCGATCTGGTCGGGGACGAAGTTACCGATCAGTGAGTCGCTCTCGAGCGCGATCCGGGAGATGATCGAGACCGCGAGAGAGACCTGCGAGGACAGCGTGGAGATGCGAGCGGCAGGGAAGGTCTTTGAGGTGCAGCGTCGGGAGTCGGTGGTGCCGTCACGTGATGAGGTGCTGATCGAGACGTGCGAGACTTCGGAGGGGCGGCACCTCTTTGTGTTTCCGTTCGAGGGGAGACTCGTGCACGCGGGGCTCGCGTCGCTGCTGACGCTTCGGCTTTCGCGGCGAACGCGAGCGAGCCTTGCCGCGGCGGTGAATGACTATGGATTCGAGATTCTGTCCGACGGAGACGAGGATCTCGGTGCGATGATTGATTCGTCGCTGTTCGATGCGTCCACGCTCGAGACGGACATCATCGAGGCGATCAACACGAGCCAGTTGGCGCGGCTGGCGTTCCGCGACGTGGCGCGGATCGCGGGGCTGGTGGTGCAGACGGTGCCGGGGATGCGGAAGTCGGCGAGCCAGATCCAGGCGAGCGCGGGGTTGATGTTTGACGTGCTGAGCGAGTTTGACCCTGAGAATCTGCTGCTCGCGCAAGCACGGCGTGAGGTGACACAGCGGCATTATGAGCAGAGTCGTCTGGGGCGGGCGCTCATGAGGCTCGAGTCGTCGAGGCTCCGTATCGTTGCGACGAGGCGGCCGACGCCGCTGAGTTTCCCGCTCCTGATCGAGCGGCAGTCGACACGATTGACGAGCGCGTCGATCGTGGAGCGGGTGGAACGGATGCGGGCGGCCTGGGAGAACGCGGAGTCATGGACGAGGGAATCGAGCGAGACGAAGTCGGGATCGAGGTCGTCCACGGGTTGGGCGTCGTGGGATCTCGGGCCGCCGCCGGCGCCCAAGGAGAGCACGCCGAGGCGTCGCGGGCGTCGGGCGTTCGGGTCCGGCTCGGGGCGTCGCCGGGGTGTGTGATGGAGTTGCTGGCGGGGCGTGCGGCGTATTGGGAGGCACGGCGGACGCTGATCGTCGCCGATGTCCATCTCGGCAAGTGCGCGACGTTCCGGTCGATGGGCGTGGCAGTGCCCGAGTTGTTAGGGGAGGATCTCACGCGATTGTCGACGTTGGTCGCACGGCACCGCGCGGAGCGATTGCTCGTGCTTGGTGATCTTCTCCACGCGTCACTGGGATTAACGGAACATGTGATCGAGCGAGTGCGGCTTTGGCGAGACGCACTCGGGGCTGAGGTTGAGGTCGTGCCGGGGAACCACGACCGGGCGCTCGAGCGTGTGGCTGGAGTCTGGGGGATGCGTGTGTTGGACGATGTGCATGTCGAGGAGCCATTTGTGTTTCGGCATGATCCGGCGCCGGATGATCGCGGGTATGTGCTTTGCGGGCATGTTCATCCGGCGGTGTCGCTCTCGAGCGGGAGCGACCGGATGAAACTGGCGTGCTACTGGCTCGGCGAGCGTGTGGGCGTGCTTCCGGCGTTCAGCCGGTTCACGAGCGGGGCGAGTGTGCGGCGGGGCGTGGGCGATCGGGTGTTTGCGATTGTGGAGGACCGGGTAATCGAGGTGTGAGGTCAGGACCGAAGGGCCTTGGTGCTATGCGATGATTGAATATGGAGATCGTCTGGAAAACGAAGCCCCACGCGGAGCGTGGGGGTACCCGGGGCGATTCTGCTCAGACCGCGGCGTCTGGAGCGATTGAACGCTCGCGGAGTTTGGCGAGGACCTCGTTCTCCATGGCCTGGGCGGTGGCGAGTTCTTCAACGATGACGTGGTCGGCGCCGAGATGGCGGGCGTGCATGGCCTGGCTGAGGAAGCCGGTGCGGACGGCGATGAAGATGTGTGGCGCAATCGAACGAACAACCTGGCAGGCGCGCATGGCGACTTCCTGATCGGGGATCGTGATGATGATGGCGTCGGCGTGGTGAACGCCAGCGGACTCGAGGACCTCGGGGTTGGTGACGTCGCCATAGATGGTGCGGCGGCCGATGTGGGTTTGTCTCTGGACGGTCTTGGGGTTGAGTTCGATGACGGTGAGGGGAATCTTGAGTCGTTCGAGTCGTTCGGCGAGGGCGCGGCCGACGGGGCCGAAGCCGGCGACGATAATGTGGCGCGGCTTGGGCTGGGAGTCGTCGTGGTCGCTAGGGGTTTGATGCGGCTCGGGGGTGTGGTCGGCGAGCGTTGAACCGGTGGTCCATGGGGCGGAGCGTATGCGGGAGAGTCGGCGGCCCTGGACATGGGCCGGGGCGGCGAGGAGTGGGCTGATGATGAGCGAGAGGATGACGATGGCGATGCCGACGCCGGCCTGGGTGTTTGTGAGGACGTTGGCGTCTTCGAAAGCGCCGAGAGCGATGAGGGAGAACTCGCCGGTGTTGGCGAGGTAGACGGCGGTCAGAAGAGCGGCGGGAGCGTGCATGCCGGCGGCCCAGGCGGAGGCGCCGATGGAGAGCGTCTTGATCGCGACGACGGCGAGGACACCGAGGACGATGATCCACCAGTGGGTGACGAAGACGGCGGGATCGATGGCGAGGCCGACGGTCGTGAAGAAGACGGCCATGAGGAGATCGCGGAGTGGGGCGATCTGGCCTGAGAGTTGGTAGCGAAAGGGTGTGGCGGCGAGGAGGAATCCAGCGAGGAAGGCGCCCATCTCGGCGCTGAGGCCGACGGCCTGGGTGGCGAGGCCCGCGCCGAGGGCGATCGCGCCGGAGACCACGAGGAGGAGTTCACCAGAGCCGAGTTTGGTGACGAGGGCGAGGAGGCGTGGGAGGATGAACCTGCCGACGAGGATGATGATGGCGCCGCCGCCGAGCGCGATGAGGCCGCGACGGAGGAGGTCAAAGACGGGCGAGACTTCGGCGGTGGATTGGGCGAGTGCGGCGTGGGCTTCTGCACCGGCCCATGTGGCGATGGGCGGAACGATGGCGAGGATGACGACGGAATAGAGATCCTGGACGATGTTGATGCCCAAGCCGACGCGGGCGTGCATCGTGCGGATTTCCTTGCGTGCGGTGACGATGCGGACGAAGACGGCGGTGGACGAGAGGGCGAGGGCCATCGCGAGGGCGAGGGCGTTGGGGGCCTTGATGCCGATGGCGAGAAGGATGGCCCAGAAGACGAGGGTGGAGAGGGCGCAGGAGGCGACGCCGGCGAGGACGATGTTGGTGAAACCCCGCTTGAGCGAGGTAAGGTCCATGTGGAGGCCGATGCCGAACATCAGGAGGGTGACGGCGAGATCGGAGATCTGGTCGACGGAGTCGGCATTCTTGACGAGGCCGGTGAGATTGGGGCTGGCGATGACGCCGGCGATAAGGAAGCCGGGGATGGTCTCGAGGCGGAGGGCGCGGAAGATGGTGGCGACGGCGGCGGCGAGACCAAGGATCACGGCGAGATCACGCGCGATGTCGGAGGCGTTGGCGAGAGTCGGGATGAGGTACAGCGTGGACATGCGTGTGGTGCGAGTGTATCGGCGTGAGTTGGATGCTCACGCGAATCGTCGGCACGCGACTTTGGTCAGATGGACGCGAGCGGTGGACGGCGTGAGCAGAGGACGGCGAGGAGCGTCAGGTCGGCGGGGGTGATGCCCTCGAGGCGG encodes:
- a CDS encoding ligase-associated DNA damage response DEXH box helicase — its product is MTTGLTRMERWFAEQGWEPWAFQRAAWAAHARGESGIVQVGTGAGKTYAAYIGALAELIDEIEGVSSGVRERNTKRVGANLEDGVGTVGTPVLRGRGARTTKRPKESGIGLRILYLTPLRAVARDIEQAMRRPVDDLEFGIRVESRTGDTSASVRARQREVLPEVLVTTPESLTLMLTRANAREQLRDVRCVIVDEWHELISTKRGTQTELALARLRRFSCESGDGRGLRVWGLSATLPNLEEAARALVGVGATPTIVRGDMPREVVIDSILPGEGRRLAWAGHLGLTMLPDVAAALDPAVSTLVFTNTRSQAERWYHGLCLLRPEWQDVMALHHGSIDRGERERVEAGLKDGSVRIVVATSSLDLGVDFTPVERVLQIGSPKGIARIVQRAGRSSHRPRTPCRITCVPTHALELVEIAAVRLALSKGDVEPRQPLDKPLDVLVQHLVTCAMGGGFVEEEMFEEVRSAWSYRELTRDEFDWAMAIVRHGGPALTAYPDFQRVVEINGRLGVQNSRIERLHRMNVGTITSDGTLEIRFLGGRSLGRIEESFVGGLKEGEKFVFAGRVLAFVGVRDLVAFVRPASGRTTYTPIWSGTKLPISESLSSAIREMIETARETCEDSVEMRAAGKVFEVQRRESVVPSRDEVLIETCETSEGRHLFVFPFEGRLVHAGLASLLTLRLSRRTRASLAAAVNDYGFEILSDGDEDLGAMIDSSLFDASTLETDIIEAINTSQLARLAFRDVARIAGLVVQTVPGMRKSASQIQASAGLMFDVLSEFDPENLLLAQARREVTQRHYEQSRLGRALMRLESSRLRIVATRRPTPLSFPLLIERQSTRLTSASIVERVERMRAAWENAESWTRESSETKSGSRSSTGWASWDLGPPPAPKESTPRRRGRRAFGSGSGRRRGV
- a CDS encoding dodecin domain-containing protein; amino-acid sequence: MKSVARVTEIIASSSKSFEDAIKNGVTRANKTLDNVTGAWVQDMKVDVKNGKIAGYRVNMKVTFVLKD
- a CDS encoding deoxyribodipyrimidine photo-lyase, with amino-acid sequence MRTLVWFRADLRLHDNPALTEATRSSSKGVIALYVFSPSEWKSFDYAPSRIDLMLRTLVELSCDLERLNIPLLIRTAASADEIPRLILDIATRHECDRLAFTPEYELNESRRDEIVTTLFTKSGREVRAHNHAVLAQPGTIRTGAGEAYKVFTPFKKALIARLADSPELIEATQAPKKQPSTPTPPDPIPTSIAGFEFTPTPPDELQLSSTDAAYHPFPAGERAARSQLDHFVANRVRDYADARDIPSLDATSRLSPHLALGTISPHACIRAAIDASLNRNTSVATLASATASKSGPSTWISEVIWREFYIHVMSLFPRVCMHRAFDLTTEAIEWDDNPAFLEAWKQGRTGVPIVDAGMRQLRATNWMHNRVRMVTAMFLAKNLFLDWRLGEKHFMNHLVDGFLASNNGGWQWSASTGTDAAPYFRIFNPVSQSRRFDTEGDYIRRWIPELRGVTSDAIHEPWSGKTKSASSGGLFDSREYPTRPIVDLSTTRTRAIEAFRTR
- a CDS encoding cation:proton antiporter, whose amino-acid sequence is MSTLYLIPTLANASDIARDLAVILGLAAAVATIFRALRLETIPGFLIAGVIASPNLTGLVKNADSVDQISDLAVTLLMFGIGLHMDLTSLKRGFTNIVLAGVASCALSTLVFWAILLAIGIKAPNALALAMALALSSTAVFVRIVTARKEIRTMHARVGLGINIVQDLYSVVILAIVPPIATWAGAEAHAALAQSTAEVSPVFDLLRRGLIALGGGAIIILVGRFILPRLLALVTKLGSGELLLVVSGAIALGAGLATQAVGLSAEMGAFLAGFLLAATPFRYQLSGQIAPLRDLLMAVFFTTVGLAIDPAVFVTHWWIIVLGVLAVVAIKTLSIGASAWAAGMHAPAALLTAVYLANTGEFSLIALGAFEDANVLTNTQAGVGIAIVILSLIISPLLAAPAHVQGRRLSRIRSAPWTTGSTLADHTPEPHQTPSDHDDSQPKPRHIIVAGFGPVGRALAERLERLKIPLTVIELNPKTVQRQTHIGRRTIYGDVTNPEVLESAGVHHADAIIITIPDQEVAMRACQVVRSIAPHIFIAVRTGFLSQAMHARHLGADHVIVEELATAQAMENEVLAKLRERSIAPDAAV
- the pdeM gene encoding ligase-associated DNA damage response endonuclease PdeM gives rise to the protein MGSRAAAGAQGEHAEASRASGVRVRLGASPGCVMELLAGRAAYWEARRTLIVADVHLGKCATFRSMGVAVPELLGEDLTRLSTLVARHRAERLLVLGDLLHASLGLTEHVIERVRLWRDALGAEVEVVPGNHDRALERVAGVWGMRVLDDVHVEEPFVFRHDPAPDDRGYVLCGHVHPAVSLSSGSDRMKLACYWLGERVGVLPAFSRFTSGASVRRGVGDRVFAIVEDRVIEV
- a CDS encoding glutamine--tRNA ligase/YqeY domain fusion protein — its product is MSDHHPAGSPSPETDRPLHFIEQIVEEDIASGKWGAWADGRARVHTRFPPEPNGYLHLGHAKSIALNYGLAKKYGGKFNLRFDDTNPAKEEREYVESIIRDVKWLGADFDVGANAGGLFFASHYFEQMYAWAEELIEKGRAYVCGLTAEEVSAMRGDLKTPARSPHRDRSPEESLRLFREMRAGKFPNGSKTLRARIDLASPNFVMRDPVMYRIVHEHHHNTGDAWCLYPMYDWAHCLEDSIEGITHSICTLEFRNNRPLYDWFIDSINIDRTRDGSGRWGKVIHHPQQIEFARGNITYTLMSKRWLLKLVDEGHVRGWDDPRMPTISAARRRGIPARSLVRFWEEAGVTTQVSMMDVSRLEHTVRDELNRTAPRAMGVLRPLKVTITNWPKDAAGKSVVDHLDFVVNPEDPGAGTRKVPFSGTLYIEREDFEEHPPKKFFRLAPVGNGGQEVRLRWAYFVRCTGVVKNDAGEVVEILCTYDPETRGGDAPKNADGTPSRKVKGTIHWVSADHAIAAEVRLFDRLYTAEEPGARTGNSMDDLNPNSLEVVKARLEPHLAGAGVGDVFQFERLGYFRVDEDSRVGEAGGLVFNRTVTLKDTWAKEKA
- the iscX gene encoding Fe-S cluster assembly protein IscX, whose translation is MGVSSFGWLDVRRIAEELADRHADIDPLTVSFPRLREMVAGLPGFVADPKHNVNERILEEIQRLWIEERE